From one Fibrobacter sp. genomic stretch:
- the metF gene encoding methylenetetrahydrofolate reductase [NAD(P)H] yields the protein MKIIDILKQDKMSLSFEVFPPKKETSFESVKAATEAIAALGPAFMSVTYGAGGGVSHFTLDIAKNLKEKYNIPMLAHLTCVSSSKETVRQRIADMKAAGIKNVMALRGDLTPELIENGREGCDYHYAVDLIQELKAADADFCIGAACYPEKHPESKTQAEDIKHLKEKVDAGADFLTTQMVFDNNLFLNFMYKLREAGVTCPVLPGIMPITNANQVERAIKLSGSFMPQRFKSLVDKFGSDPEAMKQAGIIYASDQIIDLYANGITNVHVYSMNKPDVAEGILKNVSAILGKNF from the coding sequence ATGAAGATTATCGACATCCTCAAGCAAGACAAGATGAGCCTCTCCTTCGAGGTGTTCCCGCCCAAAAAAGAAACCAGCTTCGAGAGCGTCAAGGCGGCAACGGAAGCCATCGCGGCCCTCGGCCCCGCCTTCATGAGCGTCACCTACGGCGCAGGCGGCGGCGTAAGCCACTTCACCTTGGACATCGCGAAAAACCTCAAGGAAAAATACAACATCCCCATGCTGGCCCACCTCACCTGCGTGTCCAGCAGCAAGGAGACGGTCCGCCAGCGCATCGCCGACATGAAGGCCGCAGGCATCAAGAACGTGATGGCCCTCCGCGGCGACCTGACTCCGGAGCTCATCGAAAACGGCCGGGAAGGTTGCGACTACCACTATGCCGTAGATCTCATTCAGGAACTCAAGGCCGCCGACGCGGACTTCTGCATCGGGGCGGCCTGCTACCCCGAAAAGCACCCCGAAAGCAAGACACAGGCCGAAGACATCAAGCACCTCAAAGAAAAGGTGGACGCGGGCGCCGACTTCTTAACCACCCAGATGGTATTCGACAACAACCTGTTCCTGAACTTCATGTACAAGCTCCGGGAAGCAGGCGTCACCTGCCCTGTGCTCCCCGGCATCATGCCCATCACCAACGCCAACCAGGTGGAGCGGGCCATCAAGCTTTCGGGCTCCTTCATGCCCCAGCGGTTCAAGTCCCTGGTGGACAAGTTCGGGAGTGACCCCGAGGCCATGAAGCAGGCGGGCATCATCTACGCCAGCGACCAAATTATCGACCTGTACGCCAACGGCATCACCAACGTGCACGTCTATTCCATGAACAAGCCCGACGTGGCCGAAGGCATCCTGAAGAACGTCTCCGCCATTTTGGGCAAGAACTTCTAA